A region of Allocoleopsis franciscana PCC 7113 DNA encodes the following proteins:
- the ndk gene encoding nucleoside-diphosphate kinase encodes MERTFLMIKPDGVQRNLVGEIIRRFEAKGFTLVGLKLMSVSKELAEKHYDVHKERPFFPGLVQFITSGPVVAMVWEGDGVIASARKIIGATNPLNAEPGTIRGDYGVTVGRNLIHGSDAPETAQQEIGLWFKDEELASWQPTLTPWLYE; translated from the coding sequence TTGGAACGCACATTTCTCATGATTAAGCCGGATGGCGTACAGCGTAACCTTGTGGGTGAAATCATCCGGCGTTTTGAGGCAAAAGGCTTTACTCTGGTTGGGTTAAAGCTGATGAGTGTGAGCAAGGAACTTGCAGAAAAACACTATGACGTTCACAAAGAACGACCCTTTTTCCCCGGACTCGTCCAGTTCATCACCTCTGGGCCGGTGGTGGCAATGGTTTGGGAAGGCGATGGTGTGATTGCCTCAGCGAGAAAGATCATTGGTGCCACCAATCCCCTCAATGCTGAACCGGGTACGATTCGCGGCGATTATGGCGTCACAGTCGGTCGTAACCTCATTCATGGTTCAGATGCTCCGGAGACAGCACAGCAAGAGATTGGCTTGTGGTTTAAGGACGAGGAACTCGCTAGCTGGCAACCGACCTTAACACCCTGGTTGTACGAGTAA
- a CDS encoding D-alanine--D-alanine ligase family protein: protein MAKIRVGLLFGGCSGEHEVSMSSARAIAKALSSDQNANHYELLPVYIQKDGIWQSGELAQHVLESGKALPLTGTNEAYLPTSAADAPSSSASSEILPSAATASKLSRVGENIGWSEVDVWFPILHGPNGEDGTIQGLLKLMQVPFVGSGVLGSALGMDKIAMKMAFTQAGLPQVKYMAVNRSQIWSNPCVFPKVCDQIEANLGYPCFVKPANLGSSVGIAKVRSRPELEAALDNAASYDRRIIVEAGVVAREVECAVLGNDQPKASVVGEITYNSDFYDYETKYTEGQADLLIPASLPDSVATQIQEMALQAFAAVDAAGLARVDFFYIEETGEVLINEINTMPGFTATSMYPQLWAATGIPFPQLVNQLIELAMERHQSP from the coding sequence ATGGCAAAAATACGGGTTGGTCTGCTGTTTGGCGGGTGTTCCGGGGAACACGAAGTTTCGATGAGTTCAGCACGGGCGATCGCAAAAGCCCTGAGTTCTGACCAAAATGCCAATCACTACGAACTGCTGCCAGTTTACATCCAAAAAGATGGCATTTGGCAATCAGGAGAACTCGCTCAGCACGTCCTCGAATCGGGTAAGGCTTTGCCGTTAACCGGCACAAATGAGGCGTATCTTCCCACTTCGGCGGCTGATGCTCCGTCTTCCTCAGCTAGCAGTGAAATTTTACCCTCTGCCGCTACTGCTTCTAAATTGAGTCGTGTCGGTGAAAATATAGGCTGGTCTGAAGTTGATGTTTGGTTCCCTATCCTGCACGGCCCGAATGGCGAAGATGGTACGATTCAAGGCTTACTGAAGTTAATGCAGGTTCCCTTCGTCGGTTCTGGCGTCCTGGGTTCAGCCCTAGGAATGGATAAAATTGCCATGAAAATGGCATTTACCCAAGCTGGGTTGCCGCAAGTCAAATACATGGCGGTGAACCGTTCCCAGATTTGGTCGAATCCCTGTGTGTTTCCTAAAGTTTGTGACCAAATTGAGGCCAACTTAGGCTATCCCTGTTTTGTCAAACCGGCTAACCTAGGGTCATCGGTCGGAATTGCTAAAGTGCGATCGCGTCCTGAATTAGAGGCGGCTTTGGATAATGCGGCTAGCTACGACCGACGAATCATCGTGGAAGCCGGTGTCGTGGCGCGGGAAGTCGAGTGTGCGGTGTTGGGTAACGACCAGCCTAAAGCCTCTGTGGTTGGGGAAATTACTTATAACAGTGATTTTTATGACTACGAAACCAAATACACCGAAGGACAAGCTGACTTATTAATCCCAGCCTCCCTACCCGATAGTGTTGCCACCCAGATTCAAGAAATGGCACTTCAGGCGTTTGCTGCCGTTGATGCTGCCGGGTTAGCACGGGTGGACTTCTTTTACATCGAAGAGACTGGAGAAGTCTTAATTAACGAAATTAACACCATGCCCGGTTTCACAGCTACCAGTATGTACCCTCAACTCTGGGCAGCAACAGGGATTCCTTTCCCCCAATTAGTAAACCAATTAATTGAGTTGGCAATGGAACGACATCAATCTCCTTAG
- a CDS encoding DUF4126 domain-containing protein — protein MIELLAALSASASAGMRIALPLLLIGLLQSDNLWYHIPLLSRIHPSVLVGILTSWALFELFASKKLLGQRTLQIVQLLLSPMVGAIMGISVAQLATAPEPFIWIVGIVGSLLAFVLQLVQVGWFFRLRGLPLWVVFIQDVLCIVLVIFAFDSPQSGGVIALLLLLLAIRSSNQWHKWYVKGRRSHKQNRSQHELPE, from the coding sequence ATGATTGAACTCCTAGCTGCACTCTCGGCTTCGGCATCAGCAGGAATGAGAATTGCCCTGCCTCTTCTTCTGATTGGCTTATTGCAGAGTGATAACCTCTGGTATCATATCCCTCTACTTTCTCGGATTCATCCCTCCGTTTTGGTGGGCATCCTAACAAGTTGGGCTTTATTTGAGCTATTTGCTTCCAAAAAACTGCTGGGGCAGCGGACGTTACAAATTGTCCAGCTTCTCTTAAGCCCTATGGTTGGAGCCATTATGGGCATTTCGGTTGCTCAGTTAGCCACAGCTCCAGAGCCATTCATCTGGATAGTTGGCATTGTCGGCAGCTTATTGGCGTTTGTACTTCAGCTCGTACAAGTGGGATGGTTCTTCCGTTTGCGAGGCTTGCCATTATGGGTCGTCTTTATTCAAGATGTCTTGTGCATTGTTTTGGTGATTTTTGCCTTTGATTCCCCTCAGTCGGGAGGCGTAATCGCTTTACTGTTATTGCTATTGGCGATTCGCAGCTCTAATCAATGGCATAAATGGTATGTAAAAGGGCGTCGTTCTCACAAGCAGAATCGTTCTCAGCATGAGCTACCCGAATAA
- a CDS encoding Glu/Leu/Phe/Val family dehydrogenase, whose translation MSDSLFSDASKRLEKALKYVSLSEDVTESLKHPKSSLSVSIPVRMDNGSLKVFQGYRVRYDDTRGPAKGGVRYHPNVSLDEVQSLAFWMTFKCAVLNLPFGGGKGGITVDPKALSKFELERLTRGYIDAIADFIGPNVDIPAPDVYTNAMIMGWMMDQYSIIRRQITPAVVTGKPLTMGGSVGRDSATATGAFFVIESMLPKFEKVPQETTVAIQGFGNAGGILAELLYKAGYKVVAVSDSQGGIYSKQGLDIPHIREHKASGNGIKSVYCKSSVCNLEDHELLTNEELLALDVDVLIPAALENQIHEDNVHDIKAKFIFEAANGPTTSAADQVLEDKGIYVFPDILVNAGGVTVSYFEWVQNRSGLYWTLDEVNQRLKQKMIEETQKIWSISQEFGISMRTAAYVHALNRLGEARTAKGTRDYYINGRKS comes from the coding sequence ATGTCTGATTCATTGTTTTCTGATGCCAGCAAACGCTTAGAAAAAGCACTGAAATATGTATCACTTTCTGAGGATGTAACGGAATCCTTAAAGCACCCTAAATCGAGCTTAAGTGTTTCAATTCCAGTACGGATGGATAATGGGAGTTTAAAAGTTTTTCAAGGGTACCGGGTACGCTATGACGATACACGAGGACCAGCTAAAGGGGGTGTGCGGTATCATCCCAATGTTTCACTGGATGAAGTTCAATCCTTGGCATTTTGGATGACCTTTAAATGTGCCGTTCTCAATCTTCCCTTTGGCGGAGGTAAGGGTGGAATTACCGTCGATCCAAAGGCATTATCAAAGTTTGAATTAGAACGATTGACACGAGGTTACATTGATGCGATCGCAGATTTTATTGGCCCTAATGTAGATATTCCTGCACCTGATGTTTACACCAATGCCATGATTATGGGCTGGATGATGGATCAATACAGCATCATTCGGCGTCAAATCACTCCGGCTGTGGTAACCGGTAAACCCCTAACAATGGGAGGTAGTGTGGGGCGTGATAGCGCTACTGCAACGGGTGCTTTCTTTGTGATTGAATCGATGTTGCCCAAATTTGAAAAAGTTCCTCAGGAAACAACAGTTGCAATTCAAGGATTTGGAAACGCCGGGGGCATATTAGCCGAACTCCTGTATAAAGCTGGGTATAAAGTTGTTGCCGTCAGCGATTCTCAAGGAGGAATTTATTCTAAACAAGGGCTAGATATTCCCCATATCCGAGAGCATAAAGCCTCCGGAAATGGTATTAAATCCGTCTACTGTAAGAGTAGTGTTTGTAATCTTGAAGACCATGAATTGCTAACCAATGAGGAACTTTTGGCTTTAGATGTAGACGTTCTTATTCCAGCCGCGTTGGAAAATCAAATTCATGAAGACAATGTCCATGATATCAAAGCTAAATTTATCTTTGAAGCAGCGAATGGCCCCACCACATCTGCGGCTGATCAAGTTTTGGAAGATAAGGGAATTTATGTTTTCCCGGATATTTTAGTTAATGCTGGAGGTGTTACTGTTAGTTATTTTGAATGGGTGCAAAACCGGAGTGGATTGTATTGGACACTCGATGAAGTGAATCAACGATTGAAACAAAAGATGATTGAAGAAACTCAAAAAATTTGGTCAATTTCTCAGGAATTCGGAATTTCGATGCGAACAGCAGCTTATGTTCATGCATTGAATCGACTTGGAGAAGCCCGGACGGCTAAGGGGACGAGAGATTACTATATCAATGGGCGAAAATCTTAG
- a CDS encoding type II toxin-antitoxin system RelE/ParE family toxin, which translates to MNKLDAKFIKIAQFPKLGRQRDEVLPGLRSLPMDNYLILYMVIGQDVEIFRVVSGYRDLSALFTDTDD; encoded by the coding sequence TTGAACAAACTCGACGCTAAGTTTATCAAAATTGCTCAGTTTCCAAAGCTTGGACGACAACGAGATGAAGTTTTACCAGGTCTACGCAGTCTCCCGATGGATAATTATCTCATCCTCTATATGGTAATCGGACAGGACGTAGAGATTTTTCGAGTTGTCAGCGGCTACCGAGATTTGTCAGCCCTCTTCACTGATACTGATGATTGA
- a CDS encoding type IV pilin-like G/H family protein, translated as MSHLVSHLVTGSRRVRPLQHFWVPRPLMAQGLLVVLLGTLGIPVCVQSQVPLRVAQTQDVPKTNSVTQQLRGQWQTKDPTTGKLITFVFAPDGNLFTVLPEPNGSSVAIKLGYKINPTTQPMQLDMMVSPEQVVKTIFELTPEGKLHLELDGLSAGEPRPNQFSSKSTLFEKVSDVATVPKDVQVIALETEKTNATQSVVKQFLTILSQAQQAYYLKNGKFAADVEELKIVTNLETQNYRYQIVPQKDNKQSVMITAIAKQPELPSYTSAVFATKVDGKMRTTSQICETAKPSTKPPAMPVPPTSGSLNVQCPAGSRILP; from the coding sequence ATGAGTCATCTTGTTTCTCATCTAGTTACAGGTTCACGCCGCGTGCGCCCATTGCAACACTTCTGGGTTCCTCGTCCATTAATGGCTCAAGGACTGCTTGTCGTATTATTGGGGACACTGGGGATACCAGTCTGTGTTCAATCCCAAGTACCGCTTAGAGTTGCACAAACTCAAGATGTTCCCAAAACCAATTCTGTTACCCAACAATTACGAGGGCAATGGCAAACGAAAGACCCCACAACCGGTAAACTTATCACCTTCGTTTTTGCGCCGGACGGGAATTTATTTACCGTATTACCCGAACCTAACGGGTCTTCTGTTGCGATTAAATTGGGTTACAAAATTAATCCGACCACTCAACCCATGCAACTGGATATGATGGTCAGTCCTGAGCAAGTGGTGAAGACGATTTTTGAATTGACCCCTGAAGGTAAGCTGCATTTAGAGTTAGATGGTCTTAGTGCTGGAGAACCTAGACCGAATCAGTTTAGCTCGAAATCCACTCTATTTGAAAAGGTTTCGGATGTTGCGACTGTCCCTAAAGATGTGCAAGTGATTGCACTGGAAACGGAGAAAACAAATGCCACTCAAAGTGTAGTCAAACAATTCCTGACCATCTTGAGCCAAGCACAGCAGGCTTACTATCTGAAAAATGGAAAGTTTGCCGCTGATGTGGAAGAACTTAAGATTGTGACGAACTTAGAAACTCAGAACTATCGCTATCAAATCGTACCTCAAAAGGATAATAAACAGAGTGTAATGATTACGGCGATCGCAAAACAGCCAGAACTTCCCAGCTACACTAGTGCTGTGTTTGCCACTAAAGTGGATGGGAAAATGAGAACCACATCCCAAATTTGCGAGACTGCAAAACCCTCCACTAAACCTCCTGCCATGCCAGTCCCTCCGACGAGTGGTTCTTTAAACGTTCAATGTCCCGCCGGTTCCCGTATTCTGCCCTAA
- the gcvH gene encoding glycine cleavage system protein GcvH has translation MTLEYPEDLKYLETHEYVRLDGEIATLGISAFAVDQLGDIVFLELPEIGDALEKGESFGSIESVKAVEDLNAPISGTVIERNEAMIESPELIAEDPYGEGWLVKLRINDADELIDSLSVNEYREQVEGEA, from the coding sequence ATGACATTGGAATATCCTGAAGATTTAAAATATTTGGAGACTCACGAGTATGTCAGGCTCGATGGGGAGATTGCCACCCTTGGCATCAGTGCTTTTGCCGTTGACCAGTTAGGGGATATCGTGTTTCTGGAACTTCCAGAAATTGGTGATGCCTTAGAAAAAGGAGAAAGCTTTGGCAGTATTGAATCAGTGAAGGCGGTGGAGGATTTGAATGCTCCAATCTCCGGAACGGTGATTGAGCGCAACGAAGCAATGATTGAGTCTCCGGAACTGATTGCAGAAGACCCTTATGGTGAAGGTTGGTTAGTCAAGCTACGCATCAATGATGCGGATGAATTAATCGATTCGTTGTCAGTGAATGAGTATCGCGAACAGGTAGAAGGAGAAGCGTAG
- a CDS encoding alpha/beta hydrolase: MDKQTLQRLLWGEFTFKRLIRSLIFIYTFFCLYVFFFADGKIFLPQPSSYADTRDILKVTTHDQIQLSAVYLPNPASQYTIVYIHGNAEDLGDIQPVLQSLQKIGFSVFAYDYRGYGTSQGKPSERHAYQDIEVVYNYLVRQLGVPPRRIIAFGRSVGGGSAVDLAARQPLAGLILESSFISAFRVILPFPILPFDKFPNLDKIKKVKCPVLIMHGKADEVIPFQHGQKLFAAAHEPKLSFWVDEASHNDLMWVAGEQYAANLRKFAQLVGQSHPQP; this comes from the coding sequence ATGGATAAACAAACCCTCCAACGATTGCTATGGGGTGAATTTACCTTCAAACGACTGATACGCTCCCTCATATTTATTTACACGTTTTTTTGTCTTTATGTCTTCTTCTTTGCCGACGGCAAGATCTTTTTACCTCAACCCTCCAGCTATGCCGACACCCGCGACATTCTCAAGGTGACGACTCACGATCAGATCCAGCTTTCAGCAGTTTATCTTCCGAATCCGGCATCTCAATACACCATTGTGTATATTCACGGGAATGCTGAAGACTTAGGAGATATCCAGCCTGTGTTGCAATCCCTGCAAAAAATAGGGTTTAGCGTCTTTGCTTACGATTATCGGGGGTATGGTACCAGCCAGGGCAAGCCCTCAGAACGCCATGCCTATCAAGATATTGAAGTTGTCTACAATTATTTGGTTCGGCAACTGGGTGTACCCCCACGAAGGATAATTGCCTTTGGACGTTCCGTCGGAGGTGGATCGGCGGTTGATTTAGCCGCACGCCAACCGTTGGCGGGGTTAATTCTGGAAAGCAGCTTTATCTCAGCGTTTCGAGTGATACTCCCATTTCCCATCCTCCCTTTTGATAAATTCCCTAACCTCGACAAAATCAAAAAAGTGAAATGTCCGGTACTGATTATGCATGGGAAAGCCGATGAAGTCATTCCCTTCCAGCATGGACAAAAATTGTTTGCGGCGGCGCATGAACCTAAACTCTCATTCTGGGTGGATGAAGCCAGTCACAATGATTTGATGTGGGTGGCGGGTGAGCAATATGCAGCAAATTTGCGGAAATTTGCTCAGTTGGTTGGACAGTCGCATCCTCAGCCCTAA
- a CDS encoding CocE/NonD family hydrolase codes for MLNVKKETASMLTRDGVRLDADIYRPDAEGEFPVLLMRQPYGRAIASTVVYAHPTWYAAHGYIVVIQDVRGRGTSQGEFQLFVHETEDGEDAVNWVAALPGSTGQVGMYGFSYQGMTQLYAAAAKPSALKTLCPAMIGYDLYTDWVYEGGAFCLQANLGWAIQLAAETARLQGDPAAYLTLHTAAQNLPLYESVPNLDECVRKFAPNTFYHEWLEHAKPDEYWAKISPKGYLQEADLPMFHIGGWFDLYLRGTLHCYKDFTARSTYRQQLLVGPWAHLPWNRKVGAVDFGAEAANPIDELQRRWFDQFLKGIDTGLLDEPPVRLFEMGSNHWRHFEHWPEKNHKKYFLSSTGLASLREDSGTLVAEAAESIPDSIASYPPLKRGESKIPSGFDVLVHDPWRPVPALGGHAAAPSGPFERSHLDCRPDVLTYTTEPLGADLHLAGDVAVEIWCHADKPSHDLSAILSEVRPDGSVYNLTQGYLRVDCFQDEPLRVQLQATCWKISKGHALRLSLSAACFPAYPMNPGTGSPLGSDRLMDAQIITLTVFFGSDRPSQIWLPVVSASGG; via the coding sequence ATGTTGAACGTTAAGAAAGAAACCGCATCCATGCTGACGCGAGATGGCGTTCGGTTAGATGCAGATATTTACCGTCCCGATGCTGAAGGTGAGTTTCCGGTACTGCTGATGCGTCAACCCTATGGACGTGCGATCGCATCTACCGTCGTTTATGCTCATCCTACCTGGTACGCGGCTCACGGCTACATCGTTGTGATTCAAGATGTGCGGGGACGGGGTACCTCCCAAGGAGAGTTCCAACTCTTTGTCCACGAGACGGAGGACGGTGAGGATGCCGTCAATTGGGTAGCCGCGCTACCCGGTAGTACGGGACAGGTGGGCATGTATGGCTTTTCTTACCAAGGCATGACTCAGCTTTATGCCGCCGCCGCCAAGCCATCGGCACTTAAAACCCTTTGCCCTGCGATGATTGGCTATGACTTGTATACCGATTGGGTTTATGAGGGGGGTGCCTTCTGCTTACAAGCCAATTTGGGCTGGGCGATTCAGCTTGCCGCAGAAACGGCGCGGCTACAAGGCGATCCGGCGGCCTATTTAACCCTCCACACGGCTGCCCAGAATCTACCCTTGTATGAGTCTGTTCCTAACTTGGATGAGTGCGTGCGAAAATTCGCACCCAATACCTTTTATCACGAGTGGTTAGAACATGCCAAACCCGATGAATACTGGGCAAAAATTTCCCCCAAGGGTTACTTGCAAGAGGCTGACTTGCCCATGTTCCATATCGGGGGATGGTTTGATCTTTATTTACGCGGAACGCTCCATTGTTACAAAGACTTTACTGCCCGGAGTACTTATCGCCAACAGTTGTTAGTTGGTCCGTGGGCGCACTTACCTTGGAATCGCAAAGTGGGGGCTGTAGATTTTGGTGCAGAAGCCGCGAATCCGATTGATGAATTGCAACGGCGGTGGTTCGATCAGTTTCTCAAAGGCATCGATACCGGGTTATTGGATGAACCGCCTGTTCGTTTGTTTGAGATGGGCAGTAACCACTGGCGTCATTTTGAGCATTGGCCTGAAAAGAATCATAAAAAATACTTTTTGTCAAGTACTGGGCTTGCTAGTCTGCGGGAAGACTCAGGCACTCTAGTTGCAGAAGCAGCAGAATCAATTCCAGATTCGATCGCCTCCTACCCCCCCTTAAAAAGGGGGGAATCAAAAATCCCAAGTGGCTTCGATGTATTGGTTCACGACCCTTGGCGACCCGTCCCAGCGTTGGGGGGTCATGCCGCTGCACCTTCGGGGCCATTTGAGCGATCGCATTTAGATTGCCGTCCGGATGTCTTGACTTATACCACTGAACCCCTAGGGGCAGACTTGCATTTAGCGGGGGATGTAGCGGTTGAGATTTGGTGTCATGCCGATAAACCCAGTCATGACTTATCTGCCATTCTCTCGGAAGTGCGACCCGATGGCAGTGTCTACAATTTGACGCAGGGTTATCTCCGAGTTGATTGTTTTCAGGACGAACCGTTGCGAGTTCAACTTCAGGCAACGTGCTGGAAAATTTCTAAAGGTCATGCATTGCGGCTGAGTTTGAGTGCGGCTTGTTTTCCTGCCTATCCCATGAATCCGGGTACAGGTTCACCCTTGGGGAGCGATCGCTTGATGGATGCTCAGATTATTACTTTGACGGTGTTTTTTGGAAGCGATCGCCCTTCTCAAATTTGGCTACCTGTGGTTTCAGCTTCTGGAGGCTAA
- a CDS encoding cupin domain-containing protein, with translation MNSSRCMIPVIKSPKDYQAYRISPQDTNRLAIVFEPATADASLTVCVEIFDQGGKTPPNRHQFAVEMFFILKGEGLAICDGKTVPIQAGDSLLVPPTGIHELRNTGLGRLYALCIMVPNEDFAELIRSGTPVELDEEDLSVLKRTNALVPC, from the coding sequence ATGAACTCCTCTCGTTGTATGATTCCTGTTATCAAGTCGCCTAAAGACTATCAGGCTTATCGCATCAGTCCTCAGGATACAAATCGTTTAGCCATTGTATTTGAGCCAGCAACGGCAGATGCCTCTTTAACGGTTTGTGTGGAGATTTTTGATCAGGGGGGCAAAACTCCGCCCAATCGCCATCAATTTGCCGTTGAAATGTTCTTTATCCTCAAAGGAGAAGGCTTAGCCATCTGTGACGGAAAAACCGTTCCGATTCAGGCGGGAGATAGTTTATTAGTGCCACCCACGGGAATTCATGAACTGAGGAATACGGGTTTGGGTCGCTTATATGCACTATGTATTATGGTGCCCAATGAAGATTTTGCTGAGTTGATTCGTAGTGGTACTCCAGTGGAATTGGATGAGGAGGATTTGAGTGTACTCAAGCGAACTAACGCTTTGGTGCCATGCTAA
- a CDS encoding cysteine hydrolase family protein: protein MNRPLRTLGVLPNAWAVNEAIADITRPPLPPLLINLTTETKTLRIDVAKAAILIIDMQNDFCHPDGWLAHIGVDVTPARKPIDPINTLLPQLRAAKVPVIWVNWGNRPDLLNISAGLRHVYNPTGVGVGLGDPLPNRGAKVLTLGSWAAAIIDELEQNPDDIFVDKYRMSAFWDTPLDSILRNLGKTTLFFGGVNIDQCVMATLQDANFLGYDCILVKDCAATTSPEYCLQATLYNVNQCFGFVTNSESILEAIKLGDQQHN from the coding sequence ATGAATCGACCCCTCCGTACTTTGGGCGTGCTGCCAAATGCTTGGGCCGTGAATGAGGCGATCGCAGATATTACCCGCCCACCCCTTCCACCTCTACTCATTAATTTGACCACAGAAACCAAAACGCTGCGAATAGATGTAGCAAAAGCTGCCATTTTAATCATTGATATGCAGAATGATTTCTGTCATCCAGATGGTTGGTTGGCTCATATCGGCGTTGATGTCACCCCCGCACGGAAACCCATCGACCCAATAAATACTTTACTACCCCAATTACGAGCCGCCAAAGTTCCGGTCATTTGGGTTAACTGGGGAAACCGTCCTGACCTACTCAATATTAGTGCTGGATTGCGGCATGTTTATAACCCAACAGGCGTTGGTGTCGGACTGGGCGATCCGCTACCGAACAGAGGTGCTAAAGTTCTAACACTGGGCAGTTGGGCTGCTGCCATTATCGATGAACTAGAACAGAATCCAGACGATATCTTTGTCGATAAGTACCGAATGAGTGCCTTCTGGGATACTCCCCTAGATAGTATCCTACGCAACCTAGGCAAAACTACACTGTTCTTTGGCGGAGTGAACATTGACCAGTGTGTGATGGCAACTCTACAAGATGCTAACTTTCTGGGTTATGACTGCATTCTCGTCAAAGACTGTGCGGCGACTACCTCTCCTGAATATTGCCTACAAGCAACGCTTTATAACGTTAATCAGTGCTTTGGCTTTGTCACAAATTCTGAATCAATTCTCGAAGCGATTAAATTAGGAGATCAACAGCATAATTGA
- the bcp gene encoding thioredoxin-dependent thiol peroxidase — MPKPQDIPQLGQKAPDFKVPDQDGNWVSLADFRSHWLVLYFYPKDDTPGCTVEAKDFTSYEKEFSALGANILGVSPDSEKSHCRFIQKHNLSIQLLSDPEHQVCETYKVWRLKKFMGKEYMGVVRSTFLIDPDGNLTYVWSKVKTKGHAQAVLEKLREGLSNQ, encoded by the coding sequence ATGCCGAAGCCCCAAGACATTCCTCAGTTAGGACAAAAAGCACCGGACTTCAAGGTTCCCGATCAAGACGGTAATTGGGTGAGTCTTGCGGACTTCCGATCTCACTGGCTCGTCCTCTACTTTTACCCAAAAGATGATACTCCGGGCTGTACCGTTGAAGCAAAAGATTTTACCTCATACGAGAAGGAGTTCAGCGCATTGGGAGCCAATATTTTAGGCGTGAGTCCTGATTCAGAAAAATCTCATTGTCGATTCATTCAAAAGCATAATTTATCTATTCAGCTTTTAAGTGACCCAGAACATCAGGTGTGTGAAACCTATAAGGTATGGAGATTGAAGAAGTTCATGGGTAAGGAATATATGGGAGTTGTGCGGTCAACATTTTTAATTGATCCGGATGGAAATTTAACTTATGTTTGGTCTAAGGTGAAAACGAAAGGTCATGCTCAGGCCGTACTCGAAAAGTTAAGAGAAGGGCTATCGAATCAATAA